A window of Maioricimonas rarisocia genomic DNA:
ATGCTTTCTTCGGAGATGAAGGAATCCTCCGCACCGTGACAGACGAGGATGCTCGCATCGATCACTTCGGCCTCTTCCTCGGTCGGGGTCGGCAGCGCCCCGTGGAAGCTGACCACTCCCTTGAGCGGCTCGTCGGCAAACGCCATCTGCAGCACCGTTGAACCGCCGAAGCAGTAGCCGATGGCCGCCACCTGGTCCCGATCGACCTGGTCCTGATCGAGCAGCACCTGCAGGCCGGCGTTCGCACGCGCCCGCCACTTGTCGGTGTTCTTGCGGATCATCCCGGCCCATTCGCCCGCCTGGCTCGGGTGGCTGGTCACCTGCCCCTTGCCGTACATGTCCAGAGCGAACGCGACGTAGCCCATCCCGGCAAGTTGCTCGGCTCGTTTGCGGGCGTAGTCGTTCAGTCCCCACCACTCGTGCACGACCAGCACGCCGGGCCGTTTCCCCTCGATCGCATCATCCCATGCCAGGTGCCCTTCGAGCGTGGCCCCGTCGTGAGTGTAGGCAACCTTGCGAGAGCGGACTTCCGCCTCTGCAGAATCGGCAGCGGAAAGTGCGGCGGTGAGGACCAGGGCGGTCACAATCAGCGGACGGATCATTGGTGCAACTCCTCTTCAAAGTTCGGTAGTCCGGTGGACATGGCGATTATCGGAGACACCCGGCGGAATGGAAAGTGACGCAGATCCGGATGAACGCCGCGTCCTCCGCGGGAGATGAACGAGCGATGAAGCCTGAATGCCCGGAACGGCAATTCGTTCGCCTCCGTCGACAGGCCGCCGCCGGTGCGGTATCACTATGCGGGCTTTGCAACCGTCAGGGAGAGGGTGCGCACTCGGGCTTTCCCCGTTCGCATCCGGTATTGGTCCGGCTATCATGCGGGAATTGTCGATACGCCCACCCGGTTTTCCGCGTCACCAGCCTGTGATCGCCGACGCAGAGGCAACATCATGCAGCTTGGATTTGTCAGCGCAATTCTTCCCGACCTCTCGCTGGAAGACGTCCTGCAGTTCGCCGCAGAGACCGGCTACGACTGTGTGGAAGTGATGTGCTGGCCACGGGGCAAGGCGGAACGTCGTTATGCCGGCGTCACGCACATCGACGTCACCGATTTCTCGGAATCCGACGCCGATCGCATCCGCCAGCTGTGCGAGTCGACCGGCGTTTCGATCAGCGCGCTGGGTTATTATCCGAACGCCCTGTCGCCGGACGAAGACGAAGCGGCTACAGCAGTCGACCACATCGCCAAGGTGATCTACGCCGCGGGCCTGCTCGGCATCAACCGCGCCACCTCGTTTGTCGGCCGCGACTGGACTCGTTCTGTCGACGACAACTGGCCCCGATTCCTGGACACCTGGAAACCTCTGATCGAACTGGCCGACCAGCAGGGCGTCCGCGTCGGCATCGAAAACTGCCCGATGCTGTTCACGGCGGACGAGTGGCCAGGCGGCAAGAATCTCGCCATTTCACCCGCCATCTGGCGTCGCATGTTCGAGGACATCCCCAGCCTGGCATTTGGCCTGAACTACGATCCGTCCCATCTGATCTGGATGCAGATGGACGAGATCGCTCCGCTCCGCGAGTTCGCCGACCGGCTGGTTCACGTACACGCCAAGGATGTCCGCATCGATCACGAGCGACTCAATGACGTCGGCATTCTGGCCCATCCCAACGAGTACCATACTCCCAAGCTTCCCGGGCTCGGCGACGTCGACTGGGGCAAATACTTCTCGGTTCTGACGGATGTCGGTTACGACGGTCCTGTCTGCGTCGAGGTCGAAGACCGGGCGTACGAGGGCTCGCTGGAAGCCCGCAAAGCGTCGCTGAGGCAAAGCGCCACATTCCTTCGTAACTTCATTCCAAGGCACGGAGCCTGACAGGACTGCAGGATGAGCGAGTTGTATTGCGGCGTCGATCTCGGCGGGACTTCGATCAAGTGCGCCTTCGGTGACGCCGACGGCAAGCTGCACATCGAACGTGTTATTCCCACCGATGCACACCAGGGGCCCGAATCGGTTCTCGACCGTATCGCCGACCTCGTCAATTCCATGGCCGACGAAGCCGGACAGCCGCCCGCTTCGCTCGGTATGGGACTGCCCGGACTGGTCGACGTCGAGAACGGCATCGCCCGTTTTCTCCCCAACCTCCCCACCGGCTGGAAGAACGTCCCCGTCACCGAGCTGCTGCAGAAGCACCTCGACTGCACCGTGCGCATTCTCAATGATGTCCGAACCGCGACCATTGGAGAGCTGCGCTACGGCAACGGCAAAGACGCCAACACCATGGCCTTTTTCGCCATCGGAACCGGCGTCGGGGGCGGCATCGTCGTCGATCGCAAGCTCCGGCTGGGCCCCAATGGCGCCGCCGGCGAACTGGGGCACCAGACCATCATCCCCGATGGCCCACTCTGTGGCTGCGGCAACCGCGGCTGCCTCGAAACGCTCTGCGGAGCCCCGGCCATCGCCTCTGAAGGCATCCGCCTGATGCGGATCGGACACGCCCCCCGTCTCCATAAAGCGACCGGCGGCGACCCGACGAAGGTCTCCCCCAAATCGATGTTTGAAGCCTCCGAAGCGGGCGACGAAGCGGTTCGTGAAGTCCTGTTGCGGGCTGCGACGTACCTGGGCATCGGCGTCGCCAATGTCATGACCGTACTGCATCCCGATCTCGTCGTTCTCGGGGGCGGCGTCGCCATGATGGGCTCATTCCTCATCGACCGTGTCCGAGAGGTCGTCCACAGCCACGTCACCATGTTCCCCCCCGAATCCGTCCGCATCGAACATTCGGTGCTCGACGAGAAGGCCGGCGTGCTTGGTGCCGTCTCGCTTGCGGCTGAAGGAATCCCCGGTGTCGACTGAGTAGCAGCACACCGTCGGCAAGCGCGTCTCGACTCCCACTCCTCTGGGCAAAGGAGCCCTTTGCAATGCAGTTCACCTACGAAGACGCTGCAGGAATGATCGACCATTCACTGCTGAACCCCACGCTCACGACAAGCGAACTCGAAGCAGGCTGCCGGCTCGCGGCCGATTACCAGGTCGCCAGTGTCTGCATCGTGCCGTACTACCTCAAACGATGTGCCGAGCTGCTTGCAGGAACCGGTGTGAAAGCCAGCACGACCATCGGCTTCCCGCACGGGGGACACTGCACCGGCATCAAGCGGGCTGAAGCAGAACGGGCGCTCGAGGACGGCGGTGAAGAACTCGATATGGTGGTGAACATCAGCCAGGTTCTCTCCGGCGAGTGGGACGCCGTCCGGGACGATATCGCCGCGGTCTGCGAAGTGACGCATGCTGCCGGGCAGAAGCTCAAGGTTATCTTCGAGAACTGCTATCTCAACGATGACCAGAAGATCCGCCTCTGCGAGATCTGCAGCGCCCTGAACGTCGACTGGGTCAAGACGTCGACCGGCTACGGCACCGGGGGGGCCACGATCGATGACCTCAAGCTGATGCGGCAGCACTCCGCCGATCACGTTCAGGTGAAGGCAGCCGGCGGCGTCCGCGATCTCGACAAACTGCTCGAAGTGCGGGCTCTGGGCGTCACGCGCGTCGGAGCCAGCCGGACCAGCGAGATCCTCGACGAAGCCCGCACGCGGCTCGGAATGGATCGCATCGATTCGACCTCCACCGGCTCCCAGTCGACCGGCTACTGACGCAGCGCACAACGGACCGCTTTTCCATGATCGCCGAAATTATCGCAATCGGCAGCGAGCTGACCTCGGGCCAGAAACTGGACACCAACAGCCAGTGGCTCAGTCTGCAACTCGCCGATCTGGGAATCCCGGTCCACTTTCACACGACCGTCGCCGACGACCTCGACGCGAACATCGCCGTCCTCCAAGCCGCGACGCAGCGGGCCGACCTGGTGCTGCTGACCGGCGGACTGGGACCGACCCTCGACGATCTCACCCGACAGGCGCTCGCCGGAATGGCGGGCGTCGATCTCGTACTCGATAAAGCGTCGCTGTCCTTCATCGAGAACTTCTTCGCCGGCCGCGGACGCGACATGCCGGAGCGGAACCGCATTCAGGCGATGTTTCCGGCCGGCAGCGAACCGTTGCCCAATCCCGTTGGAACAGCACCGGGTATCTGGATGGAAGTTCCCGGCGGCGTCTCGGGCAAGGTCTGTCGCGTGGCCGCCTTCCCCGGCGTCCCCAGCGAAATGCACCGCATGTTCACCGAGCAGGTCCGCCCCCGCCTGCCCGGCGGGGCCCGCATCATCCGCAGGGCACGAATCAACTGTTTCGGCGTCGGCGAGTCCCGGGCCGAGGGGCTTCTTGGAGACCTGACCGCCCGCGGCCGCGATCCGGAAATCGGGATCACTGCGCACGAAGCGACGATCACGATGCGGATCATCGCGCACGGCAGCACCGAACAGGAATGCCGCGAAAAGATCTCCACCGCCGATCGGGCCGTCCGCGAGCGACTCGGGCACTACGTCTTCGGCGTCGAAGATGAGGAACTCGAGCACGTCCTGATCCGTGCGCTGCGGGATCGGCGTGAGACCCTGTCGACGGCCGAATCGGGAAGCGGCGGCCGCATCGCCCACTGCCTCACCGGCGTCGACGACTTCGAAGATGCCTACCTCGGCGGCCTGGTCGTTCCGACCGACCGCGCGCGGGAAGCGATGCTCGGCCCGCTGCCGGCGAACGTCGCCGAAGAAGTCAGCGAACCGATGGCCCACTGGATGGCGACCGCTTGCCGCGAACGGTTCGGCACCGATTACGCCCTGGCGGTCACACAGTACCCGTTCATGGAAGACGGCCAGTCGATGCGCGACGCACCCTCCGCGTTTCTGGCACTTGCCACGCAGTCGGAGACGATCGTGCGACCGATCAGTCTGGCAGGCAATCCGGCGATTCTCCGCAGCCGGGTCGCCAAGTCCGCGATGGACCTGCTCAGGCTGCATCTGCGCAAGCTGACGCCATCATCCTGAGAATCGCAGAGTGGCTTACGCCACGCTAACCCATCCTGCGCACCGGTAAGGCAGCAATGACCGGGGGTGGCCCAGCCACAGGAAAACACCGCACGTGTTCCGGGAAAGCCGCCGCGCGACGGTGGGGCAGACATTCCTGTCTGCCTGTTCTTGACCGCAAGCAAGACACCAGAGCACGCAGTGACGCTACGGCTGAATGTGGGAATCGCACACGTTGCTCAGGCTGCAGCGGCGCAAGCTGATGCCGACGTCCTGAGCCGATCAGAGGACCCGCCGCCCTCAGCCGCGAGCCTGAATCACCGCCAGCGATTCGTCTGACTGCACACGGGCATTGCGGGCGTCGAGAATGATCTGCCGGAACCGGTGCGGATACGGCACGCCATCCAGCTGCATTGCCGCGTCCCCACCCTTGTTGATCAACACGAGATCACCCGAATTGAAGAACTCCTGCCCAGACTGGACGTGGATCTGGATCTCGGCAATCTCGGTCAGCGGCAACTGCTGGACCATCCTGCCCCCCAGGGCCGACCAGATCTGAATCGACCGGTTCGTCAGCAAGTAGCGATTCCCGCCAACCTTCATCGGCAGATAGAGAAAGAGCATCGGGATGGGTGCGGTCGGCAGGCAGAACAGAATCTGCGACAGCTTGATGCCGTTGATCTTCAGCGGAATCGAGTTGTACAGCCGACCGAACAGTCGTCCCAGTCCCGTCGCAGAGACCGACGGGTAGACGGTTTCGATCGTATTCTCGACACCGGCACTGACGCCTGAAATGGCCTGCGGCTTGACGGCGGTCGCCATCGTCGTTGTTCCTCGCTCGCGGATCGAACAGAGCCGTTAAGAATGGCTCTGGACGATACCAGAGAAACCGGGCGTTTACCACTCATCAGCCGCGGCCACTGCGTCCGCAGAGAGGCTGTTCCCGCAACGCATGTCTGCGACTCGGCCGCAATCAAACCAAAGGTTCAGAAACCGCGGTTCCGCGGACGGGGCTGGCCACCGGCGGGTGGTTGCCGCGGTGGTGTCTGAGGCGGCACGGCCGGATCACGCACTGGCTGATCCGCGGCTTCCGCTTCGGCCGGCTCGGGCACACTGACACGCAGCACACAGCGAAAGCCCACACCGGGAACGGCGTCACCCATCGAAAGGCTCGATCGCTCCCACAGGTTCCAGCCGGGCCCGTTCCCCTTCACGACACGGTGACTCGACTTCGACGCCCGCGATGGTCCTTCCCAGTTGCGGACAGCTGTACCATCCTTCTCGCGGGCCTGCTGATACGCATCGTCGGCATACCAGTCCTGGCACCATTCCCGTGCGTTTCCTGCCATGTCGTAAACGCCGTAGACGCTGCGATCCGAGGGGAACGACTTGACGGCCGTCACGTCCGTCAGCGTCCGCTTGCGGGACCAGATCACCCGATCATCCCCCCATGGGTAGCGGAAGCTTTCGCTCCCCCTCGCTGCCTTCTCCCACTCAGCTTCGGTCGGCAGTTCGCGGCCGGCCCATTTCGCATAGAACAACGCATCGCGCCATGTAATGCCGGTCGCGGGATAGACGTCCGGGTCGTCGACATTCAGCGGCGTGGACGGACGGGGCGTTCGCTCCTGCTGAAATTTCCGGTACTGTTCCAGCGTCACTTCAGTCACATCGATGTAGAAGGCGTCGAGGTAGACCGGGTGAGCCGGCTTTGCGTAATCCGGACCGTTGTCGGTTCCCTGAATGAACACCCCGGCCGGCACGAGGGCCAGCACGGCACCATCTTTGCGGCAGCCGATTCGCAGCGGAATGCC
This region includes:
- a CDS encoding ROK family protein is translated as MSELYCGVDLGGTSIKCAFGDADGKLHIERVIPTDAHQGPESVLDRIADLVNSMADEAGQPPASLGMGLPGLVDVENGIARFLPNLPTGWKNVPVTELLQKHLDCTVRILNDVRTATIGELRYGNGKDANTMAFFAIGTGVGGGIVVDRKLRLGPNGAAGELGHQTIIPDGPLCGCGNRGCLETLCGAPAIASEGIRLMRIGHAPRLHKATGGDPTKVSPKSMFEASEAGDEAVREVLLRAATYLGIGVANVMTVLHPDLVVLGGGVAMMGSFLIDRVREVVHSHVTMFPPESVRIEHSVLDEKAGVLGAVSLAAEGIPGVD
- a CDS encoding PH domain-containing protein, which produces MATAVKPQAISGVSAGVENTIETVYPSVSATGLGRLFGRLYNSIPLKINGIKLSQILFCLPTAPIPMLFLYLPMKVGGNRYLLTNRSIQIWSALGGRMVQQLPLTEIAEIQIHVQSGQEFFNSGDLVLINKGGDAAMQLDGVPYPHRFRQIILDARNARVQSDESLAVIQARG
- a CDS encoding dienelactone hydrolase family protein, whose product is MIRPLIVTALVLTAALSAADSAEAEVRSRKVAYTHDGATLEGHLAWDDAIEGKRPGVLVVHEWWGLNDYARKRAEQLAGMGYVAFALDMYGKGQVTSHPSQAGEWAGMIRKNTDKWRARANAGLQVLLDQDQVDRDQVAAIGYCFGGSTVLQMAFADEPLKGVVSFHGALPTPTEEEAEVIDASILVCHGAEDSFISEESIDSFRNALEAAEVDYQLVYYGGARHGFTNPEAGTFGIDNLKYDAAADRRSWAAMQDLFAEIFDEEK
- a CDS encoding CinA family nicotinamide mononucleotide deamidase-related protein, which codes for MIAEIIAIGSELTSGQKLDTNSQWLSLQLADLGIPVHFHTTVADDLDANIAVLQAATQRADLVLLTGGLGPTLDDLTRQALAGMAGVDLVLDKASLSFIENFFAGRGRDMPERNRIQAMFPAGSEPLPNPVGTAPGIWMEVPGGVSGKVCRVAAFPGVPSEMHRMFTEQVRPRLPGGARIIRRARINCFGVGESRAEGLLGDLTARGRDPEIGITAHEATITMRIIAHGSTEQECREKISTADRAVRERLGHYVFGVEDEELEHVLIRALRDRRETLSTAESGSGGRIAHCLTGVDDFEDAYLGGLVVPTDRAREAMLGPLPANVAEEVSEPMAHWMATACRERFGTDYALAVTQYPFMEDGQSMRDAPSAFLALATQSETIVRPISLAGNPAILRSRVAKSAMDLLRLHLRKLTPSS
- the deoC gene encoding deoxyribose-phosphate aldolase, coding for MQFTYEDAAGMIDHSLLNPTLTTSELEAGCRLAADYQVASVCIVPYYLKRCAELLAGTGVKASTTIGFPHGGHCTGIKRAEAERALEDGGEELDMVVNISQVLSGEWDAVRDDIAAVCEVTHAAGQKLKVIFENCYLNDDQKIRLCEICSALNVDWVKTSTGYGTGGATIDDLKLMRQHSADHVQVKAAGGVRDLDKLLEVRALGVTRVGASRTSEILDEARTRLGMDRIDSTSTGSQSTGY
- a CDS encoding formylglycine-generating enzyme family protein — encoded protein: MKSMTAPRLVLLAIFVLSGCGGGSDAPETIANKPTPNPPPAKAVPANPAGVNREKPSAPARPPRPKPQTKPGKGETPEPPPPNAFMVGGKEPNFSLVSADGPREEDLFAVVTPAPAQNPAAMTIVPPRREATRVEPNRAFQLPEGFDPLPEHGYNANGIPLRIGCRKDGAVLALVPAGVFIQGTDNGPDYAKPAHPVYLDAFYIDVTEVTLEQYRKFQQERTPRPSTPLNVDDPDVYPATGITWRDALFYAKWAGRELPTEAEWEKAARGSESFRYPWGDDRVIWSRKRTLTDVTAVKSFPSDRSVYGVYDMAGNAREWCQDWYADDAYQQAREKDGTAVRNWEGPSRASKSSHRVVKGNGPGWNLWERSSLSMGDAVPGVGFRCVLRVSVPEPAEAEAADQPVRDPAVPPQTPPRQPPAGGQPRPRNRGF
- a CDS encoding sugar phosphate isomerase/epimerase family protein, with translation MQLGFVSAILPDLSLEDVLQFAAETGYDCVEVMCWPRGKAERRYAGVTHIDVTDFSESDADRIRQLCESTGVSISALGYYPNALSPDEDEAATAVDHIAKVIYAAGLLGINRATSFVGRDWTRSVDDNWPRFLDTWKPLIELADQQGVRVGIENCPMLFTADEWPGGKNLAISPAIWRRMFEDIPSLAFGLNYDPSHLIWMQMDEIAPLREFADRLVHVHAKDVRIDHERLNDVGILAHPNEYHTPKLPGLGDVDWGKYFSVLTDVGYDGPVCVEVEDRAYEGSLEARKASLRQSATFLRNFIPRHGA